From the genome of Streptococcus lutetiensis, one region includes:
- a CDS encoding glycosyltransferase family protein → MKFLAFLGQKAILIWGLLLFTLLGVSSILVRSNMPMDGSELSNIHLNGWAFFASLVIFVCLIFLLLRLLKYINETTLFIFGLIFYILVGVYLIFHQNDVIRHDALAVLEAAKALNNGDIQSLTDISGYLHKYPHQLGLVSFERLILTVFGESNIKVFFIINLILSIIDNFFLWKITKRVFKKESISKLVIILSFAFLSHLFNILFVYGLTFGLFFAIVGLFFLQIYFEKKSWSMMMLSIIFLTLSDFIRNNYIILIVTIFIVLVLDLLQHKSWKNLAFIALLALSIYGSNNLVSYHYKSLANKTNLDGEPKIAWVAMGLNDTPLYNRVAGWYDAYVENVYNEYSGNSEKIEEVSKKQIATRTEYMVEHPQYTFNFFKNKFLSTWTDSLFESIWSGPVIKMPVEGQKIRGQLMSSIYEGKTLYKVVYYFSALLLAVIYVAVLLAIFIQLFDKPKDGLFTLIPIIYLSGGFIFHLIWETKSQYVYPYVYLIIPLAAVGISYVAERLKIFN, encoded by the coding sequence TTGAAATTTTTAGCATTTTTAGGACAAAAAGCCATTCTTATTTGGGGCTTATTATTGTTTACCCTTTTAGGAGTATCAAGTATATTGGTGAGAAGTAATATGCCAATGGATGGCTCAGAGTTATCAAATATACACTTAAATGGTTGGGCTTTTTTTGCTAGTTTAGTTATTTTTGTATGCTTGATATTTTTGTTGTTACGTTTGTTGAAGTATATTAATGAAACAACATTATTCATTTTTGGTCTGATATTTTATATTCTTGTTGGAGTTTATCTAATTTTTCATCAAAATGATGTGATTCGTCATGATGCTTTAGCTGTTTTAGAAGCAGCAAAAGCACTAAATAATGGAGATATTCAATCTTTAACGGATATATCAGGGTACCTTCACAAATATCCTCATCAATTAGGTTTAGTTAGTTTTGAACGATTGATTTTGACTGTTTTTGGTGAAAGTAATATTAAGGTATTCTTTATTATAAACTTGATACTTTCTATTATTGATAATTTCTTTCTCTGGAAAATAACAAAACGCGTATTCAAAAAAGAAAGTATTTCAAAACTTGTAATAATCCTCTCGTTTGCTTTTTTATCACATCTTTTTAATATTTTATTTGTTTATGGTCTGACCTTCGGTTTATTTTTTGCAATTGTAGGACTTTTCTTTTTGCAAATTTATTTTGAAAAAAAATCTTGGTCAATGATGATGTTGAGTATAATCTTTTTAACGTTATCAGACTTTATCAGAAACAATTATATTATTTTAATAGTGACCATTTTTATAGTCTTAGTACTTGACTTATTACAACATAAATCATGGAAAAATTTGGCTTTTATAGCTTTACTTGCTTTGTCGATTTATGGAAGTAATAATTTAGTATCTTACCACTATAAAAGTTTAGCCAACAAAACAAATTTGGATGGAGAACCTAAGATAGCATGGGTGGCAATGGGGTTGAATGATACACCACTTTATAATCGTGTTGCTGGTTGGTATGATGCATATGTTGAAAATGTGTATAACGAATATAGTGGTAATTCAGAAAAGATTGAAGAGGTTAGTAAGAAACAAATCGCAACTCGAACAGAATACATGGTTGAGCATCCTCAATATACTTTTAATTTCTTTAAAAATAAATTTTTATCAACATGGACAGATAGTTTATTTGAATCTATTTGGTCAGGTCCTGTTATAAAAATGCCAGTTGAGGGACAGAAGATTAGAGGTCAATTGATGTCGAGCATTTATGAAGGTAAGACACTATATAAAGTTGTGTATTATTTTTCTGCTTTATTACTTGCTGTCATATATGTTGCTGTTCTTCTCGCTATTTTTATTCAATTATTTGATAAACCAAAAGATGGTTTATTTACTTTGATACCAATAATATATCTTTCTGGTGGTTTCATATTTCACTTAATTTGGGAAACTAAGAGTCAGTATGTTTATCCATATGTCTATCTCATCATCCCCTTGGCAGCTGTTGGAATCAGCTATGTTGCGGAACGTTTGAAAATTTTCAATTAA
- a CDS encoding ABC transporter ATP-binding protein has protein sequence MSDKEIAVKVDHVSKYFKLPTEATHSLRTALVNRFKGIKGYREQHVLKDISFDVHKGDFFGIVGRNGSGKSTLLKIISQIYVPEKGSVTVNGKMVSFIELGVGFNPELTGRENVYMNGAMLGFTTEEIDAMYDDIVEFAELEDFMNQKLKNYSSGMQVRLAFSVAIKAQGDVLILDEVLAVGDEAFQRKCNDYFMERKASGKTTILVTHDMGAVKKYCNRAVLIENGLVKAYGDPFDVANQYSYDNTAPLKETQKEQNQGDSAEKVKPKVENFKLELLSSNQITPNDDINFKIEYDVMEDVETYIGLSLTDIDRNVWIYNDNTLDNKTKGIGHKTAYYSCKLSSVNNLKLKLEVTVRDVDGNMLAFTDATTNPIIVINRDDIASDDISALDSATGIIQRNGTWKFK, from the coding sequence ATGTCAGATAAAGAAATTGCAGTAAAAGTTGATCATGTTAGTAAATATTTTAAACTACCAACTGAAGCAACTCATAGTTTACGTACAGCGCTCGTTAATCGTTTTAAAGGGATTAAAGGTTATCGTGAGCAACATGTCTTAAAAGATATTTCATTTGATGTTCATAAAGGAGATTTTTTTGGAATTGTTGGCCGTAATGGTTCAGGTAAATCAACACTTTTGAAAATCATTTCACAAATTTATGTCCCTGAAAAAGGTTCAGTTACAGTAAATGGTAAAATGGTTTCATTTATCGAACTTGGTGTTGGATTTAATCCTGAATTGACTGGACGTGAAAATGTCTATATGAACGGTGCCATGCTTGGCTTTACAACCGAAGAAATCGATGCTATGTACGATGACATTGTCGAATTTGCTGAGCTTGAAGATTTTATGAACCAAAAACTTAAAAACTATTCAAGTGGTATGCAAGTTCGTCTAGCATTCTCAGTTGCGATTAAAGCTCAAGGTGACGTGCTTATCCTTGATGAAGTGCTTGCCGTAGGTGATGAAGCTTTCCAACGTAAATGTAATGATTACTTCATGGAACGCAAAGCTTCAGGAAAAACGACTATTCTTGTAACCCATGATATGGGGGCAGTTAAGAAATATTGTAACCGCGCTGTTCTTATTGAAAACGGTTTGGTTAAAGCATATGGTGATCCGTTTGATGTCGCCAATCAATATAGCTACGATAATACGGCTCCTTTGAAGGAGACTCAGAAGGAACAAAACCAAGGTGATAGTGCTGAAAAAGTAAAACCAAAGGTTGAAAATTTCAAGCTAGAATTATTATCTTCTAATCAGATTACTCCAAATGATGATATTAATTTTAAAATTGAGTATGATGTGATGGAAGACGTTGAAACATATATTGGACTATCGTTAACTGATATTGATCGCAATGTATGGATTTATAATGATAATACTTTGGATAATAAGACTAAGGGAATTGGACATAAAACAGCTTATTATTCATGTAAATTATCTTCAGTCAACAATTTGAAATTAAAATTGGAAGTGACTGTTAGAGACGTTGACGGAAACATGCTTGCATTTACAGATGCTACGACAAACCCTATTATTGTAATCAACAGAGATGATATCGCATCGGATGATATTTCTGCTTTAGATTCTGCAACAGGTATAATTCAAAGAAATGGAACTTGGAAGTTTAAATGA
- a CDS encoding alkaline phosphatase family protein: protein MIEKVKVIFEEINWTKILHYLFLFTLFFYLNFSLINFYLLKGQGDNLSDQFHILKTFCITAYILSVLGIAVYLSSYFKREFFIEIASGYVIYLFISYFLVITRNLNNGDFKWWNLIKNDFLQFSFLPTIIFILLLSAAIFYLSSKFQVRELLDSFLAEFDSYRLVTIGLIASLILNGSLFTDMMVEKVTKYIDKGNYSGYLSSVTWSVMISLVLISLLIYFVLNSFRAIKENTPSYSLVVVLSFLLAIVFNYLFQYGIKSEGEILDRFIFPSATLFQIVVIALFNLLLYMIVNRILRTTTFIVILGIIITVANSVKFSMRNEPLLFSDLSWVKEIRLVISYIEIRLVLYSLVALSVIVIFFYLFRNQLLRGKITKNWKARLATGVTIISIFSYTFVVFLQQENGDIAENIPILSRLNNFENIEWMGQGTVARERSLTFVWLKQMTSKKMEKPEEYSKEKIEKIVKKYTHKAQVINASRKNNISDQTVIYVLSESFSDPSRISNVNLTTDPIPVIRSVKESTTSGLMKSDGYGGGTANLEFETLTGLPMYNLSSSVSTLYTDVVPQMTYFPSISDSYSSKDKYTIHLGDAATYSRKEVYRKLGFDTFIAESNGTERAKHLEHYGVYPSDASTYQTVLDNIDESKNQFFSVITYQNHAPWNLDEDSEVGGSGEGFSSGENYYMNNYAKLLYQTDKATQNWLDQLSQINKKITVVFYGDHLPGFYPQESFIDNPAGQYQTDYFIWSNYSTDVLSYPLVNSSDFPAELLAVTNSKVSPYYALLTEVLENASVDKEKLTTEQEKIANDLKLVEYDMVSGKGYLKSYKSFFKVIN, encoded by the coding sequence ATGATAGAAAAGGTTAAAGTCATTTTTGAGGAAATTAATTGGACGAAGATCTTACATTATCTATTTCTGTTTACGTTATTCTTTTATCTTAACTTTTCCCTTATTAACTTTTATTTGTTGAAGGGACAAGGTGATAATTTATCAGATCAATTTCATATTCTTAAGACTTTTTGTATTACTGCGTATATTCTATCTGTTTTAGGAATAGCTGTTTATTTATCAAGTTATTTTAAAAGAGAATTTTTTATTGAAATAGCAAGTGGTTATGTAATTTATCTTTTTATTTCTTATTTCTTAGTAATCACTCGAAATTTAAATAATGGAGATTTTAAATGGTGGAATCTAATAAAAAATGACTTTTTACAGTTTTCTTTTTTACCGACTATTATTTTTATTCTTTTGTTATCGGCTGCCATTTTTTATTTATCTTCTAAATTTCAAGTTAGAGAACTTTTAGATAGTTTTTTAGCTGAATTTGATTCATACCGATTGGTTACTATTGGTTTAATAGCTTCTTTGATACTTAATGGCAGCCTTTTTACTGATATGATGGTGGAAAAGGTAACAAAATATATTGATAAAGGGAATTATAGTGGATACCTCTCAAGTGTAACTTGGAGTGTGATGATAAGTTTAGTTTTAATTAGCTTATTAATTTATTTTGTTTTAAATTCCTTCAGAGCTATAAAAGAAAATACTCCAAGTTATTCACTTGTTGTTGTATTGAGTTTTCTTTTAGCGATAGTATTTAACTATTTGTTTCAATATGGAATCAAGAGTGAGGGAGAAATATTAGATCGTTTTATTTTCCCATCAGCGACCTTATTTCAAATAGTTGTTATTGCTTTATTTAATTTGTTACTTTACATGATTGTCAATCGAATTTTACGTACGACGACATTCATTGTAATTTTAGGAATCATAATAACAGTTGCTAATAGCGTAAAATTTAGTATGCGTAATGAACCTCTGTTATTTAGTGATTTAAGTTGGGTAAAAGAAATTAGACTTGTAATATCTTATATTGAGATTAGATTGGTTCTTTATTCGTTAGTAGCTTTGTCTGTAATAGTTATCTTTTTCTATTTATTTAGAAATCAATTATTAAGAGGAAAAATTACAAAAAACTGGAAGGCACGTTTAGCTACAGGAGTTACAATTATTTCTATTTTTAGTTATACATTTGTTGTATTTTTACAGCAAGAAAATGGTGATATCGCTGAAAATATACCTATTTTATCTAGATTAAATAATTTTGAAAATATTGAGTGGATGGGACAGGGAACAGTTGCTCGCGAGCGTTCTTTGACGTTTGTTTGGTTAAAACAAATGACTTCGAAAAAAATGGAGAAACCTGAGGAGTATAGTAAAGAAAAGATTGAAAAAATTGTAAAAAAATATACTCATAAGGCTCAAGTTATCAATGCTTCTCGAAAAAATAATATTTCAGATCAAACGGTTATTTATGTTTTAAGTGAAAGTTTTTCTGATCCAAGTCGGATTTCAAATGTGAATTTAACAACTGATCCAATTCCAGTAATTCGTTCAGTTAAAGAGTCTACGACTAGTGGATTAATGAAATCAGATGGCTATGGTGGTGGAACAGCTAATTTGGAATTTGAAACATTAACAGGTTTACCAATGTATAATCTTTCAAGTTCAGTTTCTACATTGTATACAGATGTTGTACCACAGATGACCTATTTTCCTTCAATTAGCGATTCGTACTCTTCAAAAGATAAATATACTATTCATTTAGGAGATGCCGCAACATATTCACGAAAAGAAGTGTACCGTAAACTTGGTTTTGATACATTTATTGCTGAGAGTAATGGAACTGAAAGGGCCAAACATTTGGAACATTATGGTGTATATCCGAGTGATGCTTCGACTTATCAAACTGTCCTAGATAATATTGATGAGAGTAAGAATCAATTCTTTTCAGTGATAACATACCAAAATCATGCACCATGGAATCTAGATGAGGATTCTGAAGTTGGTGGGTCAGGTGAAGGTTTTTCGTCTGGTGAAAATTATTATATGAATAATTATGCTAAGTTGCTTTATCAGACAGATAAAGCAACTCAGAATTGGCTGGATCAATTAAGTCAGATTAATAAAAAAATAACTGTTGTTTTTTATGGAGACCACTTACCTGGCTTCTATCCACAAGAATCATTTATCGACAATCCTGCCGGACAATATCAAACAGATTATTTTATTTGGAGTAATTATTCAACGGATGTATTATCATATCCTCTGGTTAATTCAAGTGATTTTCCGGCTGAGTTATTAGCAGTAACAAACTCAAAAGTTTCTCCATATTATGCTTTGTTAACTGAAGTTCTTGAGAATGCTAGTGTTGATAAGGAAAAATTAACTACTGAACAAGAAAAAATAGCAAATGATTTAAAACTTGTTGAGTATGATATGGTTTCAGGCAAAGGATACTTGAAGTCATATAAATCTTTTTTTAAGGTGATTAATTAA
- a CDS encoding ABC transporter permease — protein MKFFSKENKILLKEMVKTDFKLRYQGSLIGYLWSILKPLMLFTIMYLVFIRFLKLDDGTPHYAIGVLLGMVTWSFFQEATNMGMVSIVTRGDLLRKLNFSKEIIVISSVVGAAINYGINLLVVFVFALVNGVHLSWNCLVIIPLFIELAMISAGVAFILAALFVKYRDLGPIWEVVMQAGMYATPVIYSLTFIIQKNQFTVAKLMMLNPLAQIIQDMRHYIVYSGSMRGWELYNNHIWGVIPYILPVLILIVGYSIFHKHAKKFAEIL, from the coding sequence ATGAAGTTCTTTAGTAAAGAAAATAAAATCTTATTAAAAGAAATGGTAAAAACGGACTTTAAACTTCGTTATCAAGGAAGTTTAATTGGGTACTTGTGGTCAATTCTTAAACCATTGATGCTTTTCACAATTATGTATTTGGTATTTATCCGTTTTTTGAAATTAGATGACGGAACACCTCATTATGCAATTGGTGTGCTTTTAGGTATGGTAACATGGTCATTTTTCCAAGAAGCTACCAATATGGGGATGGTTTCAATTGTAACTCGTGGTGACTTATTACGTAAATTGAATTTCTCTAAGGAAATCATTGTTATCTCTTCAGTAGTTGGTGCAGCTATTAACTATGGTATTAACCTTTTAGTTGTATTTGTTTTTGCACTAGTTAATGGTGTTCACTTAAGTTGGAACTGTTTAGTCATTATTCCATTGTTTATTGAATTAGCCATGATATCTGCGGGAGTTGCTTTTATTCTTGCAGCTTTATTTGTCAAATATCGTGACTTGGGACCGATTTGGGAAGTTGTAATGCAAGCTGGAATGTATGCTACACCTGTTATCTATTCATTGACTTTTATTATTCAAAAAAATCAGTTTACTGTAGCAAAATTAATGATGCTAAACCCACTTGCACAAATCATTCAAGATATGCGTCATTACATTGTTTATTCAGGCAGCATGCGTGGTTGGGAGTTATATAACAATCATATTTGGGGAGTTATTCCTTACATCCTTCCAGTTTTAATTCTTATTGTTGGATATTCAATTTTCCATAAACATGCTAAGAAATTTGCGGAGATTTTATAA
- a CDS encoding rhamnan synthesis F family protein translates to MKRLLLYVHFNKYNHISSHVYYQLTKMRPLFSKVVFISNSSINEQDYHKIVELRLMDQFIQRENIGFDFAAWRDGMTAVGFEELATYDSVTIMNDTCFGPLWDIKDYYLEYESDDSVDFWGLTNNRATSKSRYTQGFREHIQSYFITFKKSVIVSPEFKNFWENVKNYTNVQDVIDNYETQVTTKFLDAGFKYKVIFNTVNEDASHMLHADFSFYHPTAILSHRVPFIKVKAIDNNQHITPYLLDEITKQSDYPVDLIISHMSEINFPDFKYLLARKYIKEVPAVSLADKKIAVHLHVFYVDLLEDFLNAFENFHFSYDLYITTDSETKQQEIKSILDENDKNARIFVTGNIGRDILPMLKLKEYLSDYDYIGHFHTKKSKEADFWAGESWRSELIDMLIKPADNILANFENDKLGLVIADIPTFFRFNKIVDAWNEHLIAPEMNNLWEKMGMTKTIDFNNFHTFVMSYGTFVWFRYDALKPLFDLELTDEDVPAEPLPQNSILHAIERLLVYITWNEHYDFRISKNQVSITPFVDNKLYNERGDSAPHTYVDFTYMGGIKGAFKYIFVGPARAMKYIVKRILEKMTHDRKG, encoded by the coding sequence ATGAAACGTTTATTATTGTACGTCCATTTTAATAAGTACAATCATATTAGTTCACATGTGTATTACCAATTGACAAAAATGCGCCCACTTTTTTCAAAAGTGGTATTTATTTCAAATAGTTCAATTAATGAGCAAGATTATCATAAAATAGTCGAACTTCGATTAATGGATCAGTTTATCCAAAGAGAAAATATTGGTTTTGATTTTGCTGCTTGGCGTGATGGTATGACTGCAGTTGGATTTGAAGAGCTGGCTACTTATGATTCTGTCACAATTATGAATGATACGTGTTTTGGTCCGTTGTGGGATATTAAAGATTACTATCTTGAGTATGAGAGTGATGATAGTGTTGATTTCTGGGGGCTAACAAATAACCGTGCTACTTCTAAATCTCGCTATACTCAAGGTTTTCGCGAACATATTCAAAGTTATTTTATTACATTTAAAAAATCTGTTATTGTTTCTCCAGAGTTTAAAAATTTTTGGGAAAATGTAAAAAACTATACCAATGTTCAAGATGTTATTGACAACTACGAAACACAAGTAACGACAAAATTCTTGGATGCAGGATTTAAATATAAAGTCATTTTTAATACTGTAAATGAAGATGCAAGTCACATGTTACACGCTGATTTTTCCTTTTATCATCCAACGGCAATTTTAAGTCATAGAGTGCCGTTTATTAAAGTTAAGGCAATTGATAATAATCAGCATATTACTCCGTATCTTTTAGATGAGATTACTAAACAATCGGACTATCCAGTAGATTTGATTATTTCACATATGTCTGAAATTAATTTCCCTGATTTTAAGTATTTGTTAGCTCGAAAATACATTAAAGAAGTCCCTGCGGTTTCTTTAGCAGATAAAAAAATTGCAGTACATCTTCATGTTTTCTATGTTGACTTATTAGAAGATTTTCTGAATGCTTTTGAAAATTTCCATTTTAGTTATGATTTATATATTACAACTGATAGTGAAACTAAACAACAGGAAATTAAATCGATTTTAGATGAAAATGACAAAAATGCTCGAATCTTTGTAACTGGAAATATTGGACGTGATATTCTACCAATGTTGAAGTTGAAAGAATATTTATCTGATTATGATTACATTGGACATTTCCATACTAAAAAATCTAAGGAGGCAGATTTTTGGGCAGGTGAATCTTGGCGAAGTGAGCTAATTGATATGTTAATAAAACCTGCTGATAATATTCTTGCTAACTTTGAAAATGATAAATTGGGACTTGTTATTGCTGATATCCCGACTTTCTTTAGATTTAATAAGATTGTTGATGCATGGAACGAACATTTGATTGCTCCTGAAATGAATAATTTATGGGAAAAAATGGGAATGACCAAAACAATTGATTTCAATAATTTCCATACATTTGTTATGAGTTATGGAACCTTTGTCTGGTTTAGGTATGATGCCTTAAAACCGTTATTTGATTTAGAATTAACGGATGAAGATGTTCCAGCTGAACCATTACCACAAAATTCTATTTTACATGCTATTGAACGATTACTTGTTTATATTACATGGAATGAACACTATGATTTTAGAATCTCTAAAAATCAAGTTTCAATAACACCATTTGTTGATAATAAATTATATAATGAACGTGGTGATAGTGCTCCTCACACTTATGTTGATTTTACATATATGGGTGGTATAAAAGGTGCTTTTAAATATATCTTTGTTGGTCCAGCTAGAGCTATGAAATATATTGTTAAAAGAATTTTGGAGAAAATGACTCATGATAGAAAAGGTTAA
- a CDS encoding glycosyltransferase family 2 protein, with amino-acid sequence MSETLVSVLVTCYNHEKYIEQCLRSIFNQTHNNIELIVLNDGSTDNSDQVIKETLKDSPYNKTHYFVHDNLGVVRTRNKGLQLINGDFFLFVDSDDYLEKNYVSELLYSLENNNADIAYCNLVNPENGAVVMQAREFDLNTFLVGNYISSTSLVRTSVLGDVKYDDRIKQLEDYDFFLNLVLVRNAKPIANHSTFLNYRIFDISRSARGDLLKFYEAYIYILNKYQTIASDEIERAIGIHFDKNINLAFENQYVKIYYIAEGENFSGDKVLKYKFEENGCVVFNLPEAVTTVRVDLSELPSFYKRVALISQESDTEILSSDSNGDIIGNYVMFKDYDPQLIYDVSTSSQKTFKLIYEMFNLDDINREDYIAKVLSRDLSHLQKEVRELEAYRVKFKQVNDERHYYKRELEKMVVAYNSVTHSRRWKIPTAIINFFRRK; translated from the coding sequence ATGAGTGAGACTTTAGTATCAGTTTTAGTAACTTGTTATAACCATGAAAAATACATTGAACAGTGTTTAAGAAGTATATTTAACCAAACTCATAATAATATTGAATTAATTGTATTAAATGATGGGTCAACAGATAATTCAGATCAGGTTATTAAGGAAACTCTTAAAGATTCTCCTTATAACAAAACTCATTATTTCGTTCATGACAATTTAGGAGTGGTAAGAACCAGAAATAAGGGCTTACAATTAATAAATGGTGATTTTTTTCTTTTTGTAGATAGTGATGATTATCTTGAAAAAAATTATGTTTCAGAATTATTGTACAGTCTTGAAAACAATAATGCTGATATTGCGTATTGTAACTTAGTAAACCCTGAAAACGGTGCTGTGGTAATGCAAGCTAGAGAGTTTGACTTAAATACATTCTTAGTCGGTAATTATATTTCGTCGACTTCATTAGTTAGAACGTCTGTTTTAGGTGACGTAAAATATGATGATAGAATAAAACAACTTGAGGATTATGATTTCTTTTTAAATCTTGTTTTAGTAAGAAATGCAAAACCTATTGCTAATCATAGTACGTTTTTAAATTATCGAATCTTTGATATTTCACGCTCAGCAAGAGGTGACCTTCTAAAATTCTATGAAGCATATATTTATATATTGAATAAGTATCAGACAATTGCCAGCGATGAAATAGAGCGTGCAATTGGTATTCACTTTGATAAAAATATTAATTTAGCTTTTGAAAATCAATATGTAAAAATCTATTATATTGCTGAAGGTGAAAATTTTAGCGGAGATAAGGTTCTTAAATATAAGTTTGAAGAGAATGGATGCGTAGTGTTCAATCTTCCAGAAGCAGTAACTACAGTTAGAGTTGATTTATCTGAGTTACCTAGTTTTTATAAGCGAGTTGCTTTGATTAGTCAGGAATCTGATACAGAAATTTTATCAAGTGACTCAAATGGTGATATCATTGGAAATTATGTTATGTTTAAAGATTATGATCCTCAATTGATTTATGATGTTTCTACATCCAGTCAAAAAACTTTTAAACTAATTTATGAAATGTTTAATTTAGATGATATTAATCGTGAGGATTATATTGCTAAAGTTCTCTCTCGAGATTTGTCACATTTACAAAAAGAAGTTAGAGAATTGGAAGCGTATAGAGTAAAATTTAAACAAGTAAATGATGAAAGACACTATTATAAGCGAGAATTAGAGAAAATGGTTGTCGCCTATAACTCTGTTACGCATTCACGTCGTTGGAAAATTCCAACAGCAATCATCAACTTTTTTAGGAGAAAATAA
- a CDS encoding glycosyltransferase family 2 protein: MKKLSIVVPCYNEQETIYPFLEETQKIESKMKDQLIFDYIFINDGSKDETLKVLRDVASRFENVHYLSFSRNFGKEAGLLAGLEAADGDFITVMDADLQDPPELLIDMYQKINEGYDVVGTRRADRKGEPVIRSFFSKMFYKIINAVSDTEMVDGARDFRLMTRQVVDSILELGEVNRFSKGIFSWVGFNVTYIAYENRERVAGETSWSFWSLFKYSMEGFINFSEAPLNLSLWAGSVSFLASILGILFIIIRKLTIGGSVSGWASLVCIILFIGGIQLLALGIIGKYISKIFLETKKRPVYIVKEKG; this comes from the coding sequence ATGAAAAAACTATCTATTGTTGTTCCTTGTTATAATGAACAAGAAACAATCTATCCATTTTTAGAAGAAACTCAAAAAATTGAAAGTAAAATGAAGGACCAATTGATTTTTGATTATATCTTTATCAATGATGGTTCAAAAGACGAAACCTTAAAGGTTCTTCGAGATGTTGCTAGCCGTTTTGAAAATGTTCATTATTTGTCATTTTCACGTAATTTTGGTAAAGAGGCCGGTTTGTTAGCTGGGCTTGAGGCTGCAGATGGTGATTTTATCACTGTTATGGACGCCGATTTACAAGATCCACCTGAGTTGTTGATTGATATGTATCAAAAAATCAACGAAGGTTACGATGTTGTGGGAACGCGTCGAGCTGATCGAAAAGGTGAACCAGTTATCCGTTCTTTCTTTTCAAAGATGTTTTACAAAATCATCAATGCTGTTTCTGATACAGAGATGGTTGATGGTGCGCGTGATTTCCGTTTGATGACTCGTCAAGTTGTAGACAGTATTTTAGAACTTGGTGAAGTTAATCGTTTCTCAAAAGGAATTTTCTCTTGGGTTGGATTTAACGTAACATATATCGCTTATGAAAATCGCGAGCGCGTGGCTGGTGAAACATCATGGAGTTTTTGGAGCTTATTCAAATACTCTATGGAAGGGTTTATTAATTTTTCTGAAGCGCCATTGAATCTTTCACTGTGGGCTGGATCAGTTTCATTTTTGGCTTCTATTCTTGGAATTCTATTTATTATTATTCGTAAACTTACAATTGGTGGTAGTGTTTCAGGTTGGGCAAGTTTGGTTTGTATCATTTTGTTTATTGGTGGTATCCAATTGCTTGCTTTAGGGATTATCGGAAAATATATTTCTAAGATATTCCTTGAAACTAAAAAACGACCAGTTTATATTGTCAAAGAAAAAGGATAA